In Juglans microcarpa x Juglans regia isolate MS1-56 chromosome 4S, Jm3101_v1.0, whole genome shotgun sequence, a single window of DNA contains:
- the LOC121262492 gene encoding transcription initiation factor TFIID subunit 14b-like isoform X1 encodes MSLTTSSRKQGENQPDDGASPAKPPRIKIGKSSEDSDKKGAHRRVKDVEICVPIVYGTIAFYLGRKASESQSHKWTVYVRGATNEDLGVVIKRVVFQLHPSFNNPTRVLESPPFELSECGWGEFEIGISLFFHNDICDKQLDLFHHLKLYPEDESGPQTTKKPVVVESYNEIVYPDPSENFLARVQNHPAVIVPRMPAGFNLPYPVSIESVNEREKGDTKDHPLSQWFMNFSEADELLKLAAARQQVQAHIVKLRRQLSVMDGPPPLSKQPTGYDYT; translated from the exons ATGTCCCTCACCACTTCATCCAGAAAACAAGGTGAAAATCAGCCCGACGATGGCGCTTCTCCCGCGAAGCCACCTCGCATTAAAATCGGAAAGTCTAGTGAAGATAGCGACAAAaag GGTGCCCACAGGAGGGTTAAAGATGTTGAAATTTGTGTTCCAATAGTATATGGAACAATTGCATTTTATCTTGGCAGAAAGGCCAGTGA GTCTCAGTCGCATAAGTGGACAGTCTATGTACGTGGGGCAACAAATGAAGATCTTGGTGTGGTGATTAAGCGGGTGGTGTTTCAATTGCATCCTAGTTTCAATAACCCTACAAGAGTGCTTGAATCGCCGCCATTTGAGTTATCAGAATGCGGATGGGGTGAATTTGAAATTGGCATCAGCCTTTTTTTCCATAATGACATATGTGATAAGCAGTTGGATTT ATTTCACCATTTGAAGTTATATCCTGAAGATGAATCTGGCCCTCAAACAACCAAGAAACCTGTTGTAGTAGAATCATACAATGAAATTGTATACCCTGATCCATCTGAGAATTTTTTGGCCCGTGTTCAGAATCATCCAGCTGTTATTGTGCCTCGGATGCCTGCTGGTTTCAACTTGCCCTATCCTG TGTCAATTGAGAGTGTGAATGAAAGGGAGAAAGGCGATACCAAAGATCACCCCCTTAGTCAATGGTTCATGAATTTCTCAGAGGCTGATGAGCTTTTGAAGTTGGCAGCAGCTCGTCAACAG GTACAAGCTCATATCGTTAAGCTGAGAAGACAATTGAGTGTAATGGATGGGCCGCCTCCGTTGTCGAAACAACCAACTGGTTATGATTATACATGA
- the LOC121262491 gene encoding uncharacterized protein LOC121262491, producing MAAENDVDFSTLKSQLNLTQEVWKQEVERGQSQVEALQAKLMQVKACIQGSEEDAKQELEVLWRRVKTTATLLTYLKSKARIIAVPQLAHMSCGIERLEGVGFIDKNGTPLSGWSRNIDLSSYDGPEKETWLGISRQHGLLDEKDAAYTGEVLKSVQMVTDVMEALIKRAIMAESETAIEKEKVTLGQEEIKKKSIQIENMSLKLEEMEHFALGTNSILNEMRQRVEDLVEETSRQRERATENEQELCRVKRDFESLKSYVSSLITVRETLLSSEKQFQTIERLFERLVAKTTQLEGEKIQKEAQVQKLMQENVRLSALLDQKEAQLLAMTEQCKIMALSSSKI from the exons ATGGCAGCAGAGAATGATGTTGACTTTTCAACGTTGAAGTCTCAGCTGAACCTAACACAAGAAGTGTGGAAGCAGGAGGTGGAACGAGGCCAGTCACAAGTGGAGGCCTTGCAAGCAAAACTTATGCAGGTAAAGGCTTGTATACAGGGGTCTGAGGAAGATGCGAAGCAGGAGTTAGAGGTTCTTTGGCGGAGAGTTAAAACTACTGCAACATTGTTAACCTATTTGAAATCAAAGGCTAGAATCATTGCTGTTCCGCAGCTAGCCCATATGTCATGTGGCATCGAACGATTAGAAGGGGTAGGGTTCATTGATAAGAATGGTACACCATTGTCTGGCTGGTCTAGGAACATTGATCTTTCTTCGTATGATGGTCCAGAAAAAGAAACATGGCTTGGAATTAGTAGGCAACATGGTTTGCTGGATGAAAAAGATGCTGCTTATACTGGTGAAGTACTCAAGTCCGTGCAGATGGTTACAGATGTAATGGAAGCTCTTATTAAAAGGGCTATAATGGCAGAATCTGAAACTGCAATTGAGAAGGAGAAGGTAACTTTAGGTcaggaagaaattaaaaagaagtcAATCCAAATCGAGAACATGTCTTTGAAGTTAGAGGAGATGGAACATTTTGCTCTGGGTACAAACAGCATACTGAATGAAATGCGGCAGAGAGTTGAGGATTTGGTTGAAGAAACATCTAGACAAAGGGAGCGAGCTACAGAAAATGAACAGGAGCTTTGTCGTGTTAAGCGGGACTTCGAGTCTTTGAAATCATATGTTAGCAGCCTCATTACTGTAAGAGAAACGCTTCTTTCATCGGAGAAGCAGTTTCAAACTATTGAAAGGCTTTTTGAACG GCTAGTTGCAAAGACGACACAGTTAGAGGGTGAGAAGATCCAGAAGGAGGCTCAAGTTCAGAAACTTATGCAAGAGAATGTGAGGTTGAGTGCTCTTCTTGACCAAAAAGAGGCCCAACTTTTGGCCATGACTGAACAGTGCAAGATAATGGCCTTGAGTTCttcaaaaatctaa
- the LOC121262492 gene encoding transcription initiation factor TFIID subunit 14b-like isoform X2, producing the protein MSLTTSSRKQGENQPDDGASPAKPPRIKIGKSSEDSDKKGAHRRVKDVEICVPIVYGTIAFYLGRKASESQSHKWTVYVRGATNEDLGVVIKRVVFQLHPSFNNPTRVLESPPFELSECGWGEFEIGISLFFHNDICDKQLDLFHHLKLYPEDESGPQTTKKPVVVESYNEIVYPDPSENFLARVQNHPAVIVPRMPAGFNLPYPANGYGDFTRRGIIMEGDYRR; encoded by the exons ATGTCCCTCACCACTTCATCCAGAAAACAAGGTGAAAATCAGCCCGACGATGGCGCTTCTCCCGCGAAGCCACCTCGCATTAAAATCGGAAAGTCTAGTGAAGATAGCGACAAAaag GGTGCCCACAGGAGGGTTAAAGATGTTGAAATTTGTGTTCCAATAGTATATGGAACAATTGCATTTTATCTTGGCAGAAAGGCCAGTGA GTCTCAGTCGCATAAGTGGACAGTCTATGTACGTGGGGCAACAAATGAAGATCTTGGTGTGGTGATTAAGCGGGTGGTGTTTCAATTGCATCCTAGTTTCAATAACCCTACAAGAGTGCTTGAATCGCCGCCATTTGAGTTATCAGAATGCGGATGGGGTGAATTTGAAATTGGCATCAGCCTTTTTTTCCATAATGACATATGTGATAAGCAGTTGGATTT ATTTCACCATTTGAAGTTATATCCTGAAGATGAATCTGGCCCTCAAACAACCAAGAAACCTGTTGTAGTAGAATCATACAATGAAATTGTATACCCTGATCCATCTGAGAATTTTTTGGCCCGTGTTCAGAATCATCCAGCTGTTATTGTGCCTCGGATGCCTGCTGGTTTCAACTTGCCCTATCCTG CAAATGGCTATGGAGATTTCACTCGGAGGGGGATCATTATGGAAGGAGATTATCGACGCTAG